A single window of Streptomyces xanthii DNA harbors:
- a CDS encoding MFS transporter has translation MLAAQFMAVLDVFIVNVAAPTVRTELHASGAALQLVVAGYTITYAVLLITGARLGDRHGHRRIILTGLAAFTAASLACGLARTSGQLIAFRMTQGAGAALMIPQVLSLVQRHFSGEARTRALGAYAAVLAVGAAAGQVLGGLLVSADLFGTGWRSVFLVNVPVGLALLALGGRALPRDPARTGRPARALDLPGLVLLGGAVSLLTVPLVLGQEQDWPLWSWLCMAASVAVFVLLYVHESALARRGGDPIVAPRVLRLPGIGTAVLRILTVMAVNAGYLFVLTLHVQGGLGYSALRAGLTFATTAVSFGAVGLTWRRWPARLQPALIPAGFALTAAGTLGTGLALRHGTDGGIGLYAAFVTTGAGLALGFGPTLTRALAGVRPQDAADASGLLTTVTQLGQLVGVAAFGTLFLGRTGSTGTPGPYSSADALLTCACALAAAAVIGAVSGLVRLRR, from the coding sequence GTGCTCGCCGCCCAGTTCATGGCCGTGCTCGACGTGTTCATCGTCAACGTCGCCGCCCCCACCGTCCGCACCGAACTGCACGCCTCCGGTGCCGCGTTGCAGCTCGTCGTCGCCGGATACACCATCACCTACGCCGTCCTGCTGATCACCGGCGCCCGGCTCGGCGACCGCCACGGACACCGCCGGATCATCCTCACCGGCCTCGCCGCCTTCACCGCCGCCTCGCTCGCCTGCGGCCTCGCTCGGACCAGCGGCCAGCTCATCGCGTTCCGCATGACACAAGGGGCCGGCGCGGCCCTGATGATCCCGCAGGTCCTCAGCCTCGTGCAGCGTCACTTCAGCGGCGAGGCCCGCACCCGCGCCCTCGGCGCCTACGCCGCCGTCCTCGCCGTCGGTGCCGCCGCCGGACAGGTCCTCGGCGGGCTCCTCGTCAGCGCCGACCTGTTCGGCACCGGCTGGCGCTCCGTCTTCCTCGTCAACGTGCCCGTAGGCCTGGCCCTGCTCGCCCTCGGCGGACGCGCGCTGCCCCGCGACCCCGCCCGCACAGGACGGCCCGCCCGCGCCCTCGACCTGCCCGGACTCGTCCTGCTCGGCGGCGCCGTCAGCCTCCTCACCGTGCCGCTCGTGCTCGGCCAGGAACAGGACTGGCCCCTGTGGTCCTGGCTCTGCATGGCCGCCTCCGTCGCCGTGTTCGTTCTCCTGTACGTCCACGAGTCCGCCCTCGCCCGGCGCGGCGGCGATCCGATCGTCGCCCCGCGCGTGCTGCGCCTGCCCGGCATCGGCACGGCCGTCCTGCGGATCCTGACGGTCATGGCCGTCAACGCCGGCTACCTGTTCGTCCTCACGCTGCACGTACAGGGCGGACTCGGCTACAGCGCCCTGCGCGCCGGACTGACCTTCGCCACCACCGCCGTGTCCTTCGGCGCCGTCGGCCTCACCTGGCGCCGCTGGCCCGCCCGCCTGCAACCCGCCCTGATTCCCGCCGGGTTCGCCCTCACCGCCGCCGGAACGCTCGGCACCGGACTCGCCCTGCGCCACGGCACGGACGGCGGAATCGGCCTGTACGCCGCCTTCGTGACCACCGGCGCCGGACTTGCCCTCGGCTTCGGACCCACCCTCACCCGCGCCCTCGCCGGCGTGCGCCCCCAGGACGCCGCCGACGCCAGCGGACTGCTCACCACCGTGACCCAGCTCGGCCAACTCGTCGGCGTGGCCGCCTTCGGCACCCTCTTCCTCGGCCGCACCGGGTCGACAGGGACGCCCGGTCCGTACAGTTCGGCCGACGCCCTCCTGACGTGCGCCTGCGCACTGGCCGCCGCGGCCGTGATCGGCGCCGTGTCCGGACTGGTACGCCTGCGTCGCTGA
- a CDS encoding NADH-quinone oxidoreductase subunit NuoF family protein: MNTALPDVPEVRVVGLPQLTSGFDLVERLDLDMHLKVHGPLEPMPGERLARLAQAVSLRGRGGAGFPFAKKLRAVAESAIRRGVRPVVVVNGSEDEPACRKDTVLLNRAPHLVLDGALLAAEAIGARTLVVGVTRDSTEASMRTALAERGLSNRRGAPLRARVQRNPVRMVTGESSALIRSADGGPPLPPGRKVRASDSGVGGAPTLLSNAETFAQLAVAARIGAERYGRTGLHDEPGTVLLTLSGAVARPMVLEVPSGVPLRYVLQLAGAPPLPQGVLTGGYHGKWLDGVGALDAIVSRASLEACGGALGAGAILPIGPDTCPLGESLKVAQWLAAESAGQCGPCYLGLPAAARGLEDVLNGGGPTALEALREVTRAVKRRGACKHPDGSAAFIESTIAAFPDDLAAHVLGGGCGRPVRGVLPLHAQAPAGSSPSGKRLAVDWTLCRGHGLCADIVPELLRLGPDGFPTVAEAEVPRSAEANAARAVRRCPALALRLEEDPAALPPRPLLPPALPPGRSRARR; the protein is encoded by the coding sequence GTGAACACGGCCCTGCCCGACGTCCCCGAGGTCCGCGTCGTCGGCCTGCCGCAGCTCACCTCCGGGTTCGACCTCGTGGAGCGGCTCGACCTCGACATGCACCTGAAGGTGCACGGCCCCCTGGAGCCGATGCCCGGGGAGCGCCTGGCGCGTCTGGCGCAGGCGGTCTCACTGCGCGGCCGGGGCGGCGCCGGCTTCCCCTTCGCCAAGAAGCTGCGCGCGGTCGCCGAGTCGGCGATCCGGCGCGGCGTGCGGCCCGTCGTCGTGGTCAACGGCAGCGAGGACGAGCCGGCCTGCCGCAAGGACACCGTGCTGCTCAACCGCGCCCCGCACCTCGTCCTCGACGGCGCCCTGCTGGCCGCGGAGGCGATCGGCGCGCGCACCCTCGTCGTCGGTGTCACCCGGGACTCGACGGAGGCGTCGATGCGCACGGCGCTGGCCGAGCGCGGCCTGTCGAACCGGCGGGGCGCGCCGCTCCGCGCGCGCGTGCAGCGCAATCCGGTGCGCATGGTGACCGGGGAGTCCTCGGCGCTGATCCGCTCGGCGGACGGCGGCCCGCCGCTGCCGCCGGGCCGCAAGGTCCGCGCCTCCGACTCCGGGGTGGGCGGCGCCCCGACCCTGCTGTCGAACGCGGAGACGTTCGCCCAGCTCGCGGTGGCCGCCCGGATCGGCGCCGAGCGCTACGGCCGCACGGGCCTGCACGACGAGCCGGGGACGGTGCTCCTGACGCTGTCCGGCGCGGTGGCCCGCCCGATGGTCCTGGAGGTGCCCTCCGGCGTCCCGCTCCGGTACGTGCTCCAGCTCGCCGGAGCTCCCCCGCTCCCCCAGGGCGTGCTCACGGGCGGCTATCACGGCAAGTGGCTGGACGGCGTCGGCGCGCTGGACGCGATCGTGTCCCGGGCCTCCCTGGAGGCGTGCGGCGGGGCGCTGGGCGCGGGCGCGATCCTGCCGATCGGCCCGGACACCTGCCCGCTGGGCGAGTCGCTGAAGGTGGCGCAGTGGCTGGCCGCGGAGAGCGCCGGCCAGTGCGGGCCCTGCTATCTGGGACTGCCGGCGGCCGCGCGCGGCCTGGAGGACGTCCTGAACGGGGGCGGGCCGACGGCCCTGGAGGCGCTCCGCGAGGTCACGCGCGCGGTGAAGCGGCGCGGCGCGTGCAAGCATCCGGACGGTTCGGCGGCGTTCATCGAGTCGACGATCGCGGCGTTCCCGGACGATCTGGCCGCGCACGTGCTGGGCGGCGGCTGCGGCCGCCCGGTGCGCGGGGTGCTGCCGCTGCACGCGCAGGCGCCCGCGGGCTCCTCGCCGTCCGGGAAGCGCCTCGCGGTGGACTGGACGCTGTGCCGGGGTCACGGCCTGTGCGCGGACATCGTGCCGGAGCTGCTGCGGCTCGGCCCGGACGGTTTCCCGACGGTCGCGGAGGCCGAGGTGCCGCGCTCCGCGGAGGCGAACGCGGCACGGGCCGTCCGCCGCTGCCCCGCGCTGGCGCTGCGCCTGGAGGAGGACCCGGCGGCGCTCCCGCCCCGGCCGCTGCTCCCGCCGGCCCTGCCACCGGGCCGCAGCCGCGCCCGCCGCTAG